A part of Citrifermentans bremense genomic DNA contains:
- the ftsX gene encoding permease-like cell division protein FtsX, whose translation MSRSNKAVRPKLAQEGFFGRLGYFSNRAVANLRQNVFVSAVTVGTIALALLIASLFLLVYVNLSGMAEGWSDKVQVTAYFDAEPAPLAVAALKGRVQAIPGTAKVVFVSQAEAEKRLRNRLKGQESLLEGISADVLPASLEIRLDREHRDNDSVAAYVAKLKRLEGINEVQYGEEWVRRFNSFMNLFRLMGALLGGFLTITVLFIVSNTIKLTIYARKDELELLGLVGATRFFIKAPFLIEGVLQGAAGAVISLLALLCCYFAFLKNAGDFLGINPASAGLSFLPPSHLVGVVLGGVLLGFIGSATSLKRFINV comes from the coding sequence ATGTCCAGGAGTAACAAGGCAGTCCGTCCCAAGCTGGCGCAGGAGGGTTTTTTCGGGCGCCTGGGCTATTTCTCCAACCGGGCCGTGGCGAACCTCAGGCAAAACGTCTTCGTGAGCGCGGTCACCGTGGGGACCATTGCGCTCGCGCTCCTCATCGCCTCGCTTTTCCTGCTGGTCTACGTGAACCTTTCCGGAATGGCCGAGGGTTGGAGCGACAAGGTGCAGGTGACCGCCTACTTCGACGCCGAGCCGGCGCCGCTTGCTGTGGCCGCGCTGAAGGGGAGGGTGCAGGCGATACCGGGGACCGCCAAGGTAGTCTTCGTGAGCCAGGCCGAGGCCGAGAAGCGGCTAAGGAACAGGCTCAAGGGGCAGGAGTCCCTCCTGGAGGGGATCTCCGCCGATGTGCTCCCTGCATCGCTCGAGATCCGCCTGGACCGGGAGCACCGCGACAACGATTCGGTCGCGGCCTACGTGGCGAAGCTCAAGAGGCTCGAGGGGATCAACGAGGTGCAGTACGGTGAGGAGTGGGTCCGCCGTTTCAACTCCTTCATGAACCTGTTCCGCCTGATGGGGGCGCTCCTAGGCGGCTTCCTCACCATAACGGTGCTCTTCATCGTCTCCAACACCATCAAGCTCACCATCTATGCCAGGAAGGACGAACTTGAACTCCTGGGGCTCGTGGGGGCGACCCGCTTCTTCATCAAGGCCCCGTTCCTGATCGAGGGGGTGCTGCAGGGGGCCGCGGGGGCGGTGATCTCGCTTCTGGCGCTTCTTTGTTGCTACTTCGCCTTCCTGAAAAATGCCGGCGACTTCCTCGGCATCAACCCGGCTTCGGCTGGTCTTTCCTTTCTTCCCCCCTCGCACCTGGTAGGGGTGGTACTGGGAGGGGTGCTGCTCGGTTTCATCGGCAGCGCGACCTCGCTGAAGAGGTTCATAAACGTCTAG
- the gabD gene encoding NADP-dependent succinate-semialdehyde dehydrogenase, translating to MLVLKDSNLFQQLCFINGAWTGADSRETIDVTNPATGEKLGTIPKMGGAETRRAIEAANAALPKWRAKTAQERSVILRRWSELLLEHQEDLAVLMTAEQGKPLAESRGETVYAASFLEWFAEEAKRIYGDVIPPHQSDKRIVVLKEPIGVCAAITPWNFPSAMITRKAGPALAAGCTMVVKPATATPYSALALAELARRAGVPDGVFSVVTGSAAGIGGEMTANPIVRKLTFTGSTEIGKKLMAECAGTVKKVSMELGGNAPFIVFDDADIDAAIEGALISKYRNTGQTCVCTNRFLVQDGVYDRFAEKLAQAVANMKVGDGLKGETQQGPLIDMKAVEKVEEHIQDALAGGARVVTGGKRHMLGGTFFEPTVLADVKPGMLVAKEETFGPLAPLFRFKTEQEAIQMANDTEFGLAAYFYSQDVSRVWRVAEAIEYGIVGINTGLISTTVAPFGGVKESGIGREGSKYGIEDFLEVKYLCIGGVK from the coding sequence ATGTTAGTTCTCAAGGACAGCAACCTTTTCCAGCAGCTCTGCTTCATAAACGGGGCATGGACCGGCGCAGACAGCCGCGAGACCATCGACGTCACCAACCCCGCCACCGGCGAAAAATTGGGCACCATCCCGAAGATGGGGGGCGCCGAGACCCGCCGCGCCATCGAGGCCGCCAACGCCGCCCTTCCCAAGTGGCGCGCCAAGACCGCGCAGGAGCGCTCCGTGATTCTCAGGCGCTGGTCGGAGCTGCTCCTGGAGCACCAGGAGGACCTGGCCGTCCTGATGACCGCGGAGCAGGGGAAGCCTTTGGCCGAGTCGCGGGGCGAGACTGTCTACGCCGCGTCGTTTCTGGAGTGGTTCGCCGAGGAGGCGAAACGGATCTACGGGGACGTGATCCCGCCTCATCAAAGCGACAAGCGGATCGTGGTCCTGAAGGAGCCGATCGGCGTCTGCGCCGCCATAACCCCCTGGAACTTCCCCTCCGCCATGATCACCAGGAAAGCGGGGCCTGCGCTTGCCGCCGGCTGCACCATGGTGGTGAAGCCCGCGACCGCCACCCCCTACTCGGCGCTGGCGCTAGCGGAACTGGCCCGCCGCGCCGGGGTCCCGGACGGCGTCTTCTCCGTCGTCACCGGCTCCGCTGCGGGAATAGGCGGGGAGATGACGGCGAACCCCATCGTGCGCAAGCTCACCTTCACCGGCTCCACCGAGATCGGGAAGAAGCTGATGGCAGAGTGCGCCGGCACCGTGAAGAAGGTCTCCATGGAGCTTGGCGGCAACGCCCCCTTCATCGTCTTCGATGACGCCGACATCGACGCAGCCATCGAGGGTGCGCTCATCTCCAAGTACAGAAACACCGGCCAGACCTGCGTCTGCACCAACCGGTTCCTGGTCCAGGACGGGGTTTACGACCGCTTCGCCGAAAAACTGGCCCAGGCGGTCGCCAACATGAAGGTCGGCGACGGCCTAAAAGGCGAGACCCAGCAGGGGCCCTTGATCGACATGAAAGCGGTGGAGAAGGTCGAGGAGCATATCCAGGACGCGCTCGCCGGCGGCGCGCGCGTGGTGACCGGCGGCAAACGCCACATGCTGGGGGGGACCTTCTTCGAGCCGACCGTTTTGGCCGACGTGAAGCCCGGGATGCTGGTGGCGAAAGAAGAGACCTTCGGTCCGCTGGCGCCCCTTTTCCGCTTCAAGACGGAGCAGGAGGCGATCCAGATGGCCAACGATACCGAGTTCGGCCTGGCCGCCTATTTCTACAGCCAGGACGTCTCCCGCGTCTGGCGCGTCGCCGAGGCCATAGAGTACGGCATCGTTGGCATCAACACCGGCCTCATCTCCACCACGGTGGCCCCCTTCGGCGGCGTCAAGGAGTCCGGCATCGGGCGCGAGGGGTCCAAGTACGGCATCGAGGATTTCCTCGAGGTCAAGTACCTCTGCATCGGCGGGGTCAAGTAG
- a CDS encoding S41 family peptidase codes for MFKGSKLKKTTLFVTTVCLLTLVIGFGMQRRCAAQGGGNDYQSIELFTDVLAIVKKSYVEEVDTKKLVYGAINGMLTSLDPHSSFMPPETYKEMKIDTKGSFGGLGIEITVKEGILTVISPIEDTPAFKAGIKAGDQILKIDDKFTKDLTITDAVKRMRGVKGTKVTLTIMREGFDKTKDFVLERDIIQVKSVKHKVLDDGYGYIRIAQFQEKTDDDLEKALQALQGDKKQLKGLVLDLRNDPGGLLDQAVRVSEHWIDEGKLIVYTEGREKDSQMRFTSRKGHKQPDYPIVVLINSGSASASEIVAGCLQDHKRAVVMGTQSFGKGSVQTIIPLADNSGLRLTTARYFTPSGRSIQAKGITPDIVAEKVDLAASSEKREGMHIREKDLENHFEGDKKDGTDDKKEKPAPYKTDEMIKSDSQVLRALDLLKGWEILKTMGKLPS; via the coding sequence ATGTTCAAGGGCAGCAAATTGAAGAAGACAACCCTGTTTGTCACAACCGTGTGCCTGCTGACGCTGGTGATCGGCTTCGGCATGCAGCGCAGATGCGCCGCCCAGGGGGGCGGCAACGATTACCAGTCCATCGAGTTGTTCACGGACGTGCTTGCCATCGTCAAGAAGAGCTACGTAGAGGAGGTAGACACCAAGAAGCTCGTCTACGGCGCCATCAACGGGATGCTCACCTCGCTGGACCCGCACAGCTCCTTCATGCCTCCTGAAACCTACAAGGAAATGAAGATCGACACCAAGGGCTCCTTCGGCGGCCTCGGCATAGAGATCACCGTGAAGGAAGGGATCCTCACCGTCATCTCCCCGATAGAGGACACCCCCGCCTTCAAGGCAGGGATCAAGGCCGGCGACCAGATACTCAAGATCGACGACAAGTTCACCAAGGACCTCACCATCACCGATGCGGTGAAGAGGATGAGGGGGGTGAAAGGGACCAAGGTCACCCTCACCATCATGCGTGAAGGGTTCGACAAGACGAAGGACTTCGTCCTGGAGCGCGACATCATCCAGGTCAAGAGCGTGAAGCACAAGGTGCTCGATGACGGCTACGGCTACATCAGGATCGCTCAATTCCAGGAGAAGACCGACGACGACCTGGAAAAGGCGCTGCAGGCCCTTCAGGGCGATAAGAAGCAGCTCAAGGGGCTGGTGCTCGACCTGCGCAACGATCCGGGCGGGCTCCTGGACCAGGCTGTTCGGGTGAGCGAGCACTGGATCGACGAAGGGAAGCTGATCGTCTACACCGAGGGGCGCGAGAAGGATTCCCAGATGCGCTTCACCTCCAGAAAAGGGCACAAGCAGCCTGACTACCCGATCGTGGTGCTGATCAACAGCGGTTCCGCCAGCGCCTCCGAGATCGTCGCCGGCTGCCTGCAGGACCACAAGCGCGCCGTGGTGATGGGGACCCAGAGCTTCGGCAAGGGGAGCGTGCAGACCATCATCCCGCTCGCCGACAACTCGGGGCTGAGGCTCACCACTGCCAGGTACTTCACCCCCAGCGGCCGCTCCATCCAGGCCAAGGGGATCACCCCCGACATCGTCGCCGAGAAGGTCGACCTTGCCGCCAGCAGCGAGAAGCGTGAAGGGATGCACATCAGGGAGAAGGACCTCGAGAACCACTTCGAAGGGGACAAAAAGGACGGCACCGACGATAAGAAGGAGAAGCCCGCGCCCTACAAGACCGACGAAATGATCAAGAGCGACTCCCAGGTGCTGCGCGCCCTCGACCTGCTGAAAGGGTGGGAGATCCTGAAGACCATGGGAAAACTCCCGTCCTGA
- the ftsE gene encoding cell division ATP-binding protein FtsE has translation MIQLHNVSMSYQAESTALTDVSLKIPKGDFVFLTGQSGAGKSTLLKLIYAELIPTRGQVVIDGANVTRLSRKEIPYLRRSIGVVFQDYKLLPNRTVLENVAITLEVLGWGKRDIGKKVYHILKSMGLEDKVNTTPLRLSGGEQQRVALARALVNDPKILIADEPTGNLDDENKEQILSIFKEANIRGTTVVVATHDRRVIENSHRRMIRLEKGRIVEVADVQE, from the coding sequence ATGATCCAACTGCACAACGTATCGATGTCGTATCAGGCCGAATCTACGGCGCTGACCGACGTGTCCCTCAAAATCCCCAAAGGGGATTTTGTTTTTTTGACCGGGCAGTCCGGGGCGGGGAAGTCGACGCTTCTGAAGCTCATCTACGCCGAACTCATCCCCACCCGCGGGCAGGTGGTGATCGACGGCGCCAACGTGACGAGGCTTTCCAGGAAAGAGATCCCCTACCTGCGCCGCTCCATCGGGGTGGTGTTCCAGGACTACAAGCTGTTGCCAAACCGCACCGTTCTCGAGAACGTCGCCATTACCCTGGAGGTTCTTGGGTGGGGCAAGCGCGACATCGGCAAGAAGGTGTACCACATCCTGAAGTCCATGGGGCTCGAGGACAAGGTGAACACCACACCGTTGAGGCTCTCCGGCGGTGAGCAGCAGCGTGTGGCGCTGGCCCGGGCGCTCGTGAACGACCCCAAGATCCTGATCGCGGACGAGCCCACCGGGAACCTGGACGACGAGAACAAGGAGCAGATCCTCTCCATCTTCAAGGAGGCGAACATCCGCGGCACCACCGTGGTGGTGGCAACCCACGACCGCCGCGTGATCGAGAACTCCCACCGCAGGATGATCCGGCTGGAGAAGGGACGCATCGTGGAGGTGGCCGATGTCCAGGAGTAA
- a CDS encoding type IV pilin protein — MLKRIAKTQRGFTLIELMIVLSIIGILAAISAPNYQWGIVRARESVLREDLYTLRSTIDQYYADQGKYPETLQELVENKNKYLREIPKDPFTKSRETWVTAAPPATDSGEPATGVYDVHSGSTLVGSNGVPYNEW; from the coding sequence ATGTTGAAGAGGATTGCAAAAACGCAGCGGGGTTTCACCCTGATCGAGCTGATGATCGTCCTGTCCATCATCGGCATCCTGGCCGCGATCAGCGCGCCGAACTACCAGTGGGGGATCGTCCGGGCGCGCGAATCGGTTCTGCGCGAGGACCTCTACACCCTGCGCTCCACCATAGACCAGTACTACGCAGACCAGGGCAAGTACCCGGAAACGCTGCAGGAGCTCGTGGAGAACAAGAACAAGTACCTGAGGGAGATCCCGAAGGACCCGTTCACCAAGTCCAGGGAGACCTGGGTCACCGCCGCGCCTCCTGCCACCGATTCGGGCGAGCCGGCCACAGGCGTCTACGACGTGCACAGCGGCTCCACGCTGGTCGGCTCCAACGGCGTGCCCTACAACGAGTGGTAA
- the acnB gene encoding bifunctional aconitate hydratase 2/2-methylisocitrate dehydratase: protein MIEAYLKQEAERKALGIPAKPLDPEQTAELCKLLEAPPAGKEAFLLELLKERVSPGVDPAAEVKAGFLAGIVSGAKKSPLISKKEAVQILGTMLGGYNVAPLVAALKDAELADEAVKALCGTTLVYDAFDEVLALSKTNASAKKVIESWANAEWFTSKKGLPETVKVKVYKVDGEINTDDFSPAGDAWSRPDIPLHALAMGKTRFPDGNATIAKFRAEGFQVAFVGDVVGTGSSRKSACNSVLWHIGQDIPCVPNKRRDGIIIGGVIAPIFFNTAQDSGAFPIKTDVTKMKTGDVIVIDSKKGEIRSEGGEVLSTFTIAPNTLSDEFRAGGRIPLIIGRALTDRARKALGLAPTDVFTLPVNPVPKAGQGYSLAQKMVGQACGVTGILPGTACEPKMTTVGSQDTTGPMTADELKELACLKFLAPMFMQSFCHTAAYPKPADVKMHKTLPQFIIERGGVPLKPGDGVIHSWLNRLLVPDTVGTGGDSHTRFPIGISFPAGSGLVAFAGALGFMPLDMPESVLVRFKGKFNPGITLRDAVNAIPLWAIKQGLLTVPKKNKVNIFNGRILEMEGLPDLSVEQAFELTDAAAERSAAAGCIKLSEKSVATYLRSNVALMKQMIADGYQDAQTLQNRIDAVNEWLKAPKLLEADANAEYAAVIEIDLAEITEPILACPNDPDDVKILSEVAGTPIQDVFLGSCMTNIGHFRAAGEIWRGTKFNPNVRTWICPPTRMDQAKLKDEAYFSVYSAMGARVEIAGCSLCMGNQARVPDGVNMFSTSTRNFDDRIGNGAKVFLGSAELGAVTVNLGKLPTPAEYLAVYKEKVEPNKETVYKYLQFDEM from the coding sequence ATGATTGAAGCGTATCTGAAGCAAGAGGCAGAAAGAAAAGCACTCGGTATCCCCGCGAAGCCGCTCGACCCCGAGCAGACCGCGGAACTTTGCAAACTGCTTGAGGCACCGCCGGCCGGCAAGGAGGCGTTCCTGCTTGAGCTCCTCAAGGAGAGGGTTTCCCCGGGCGTCGACCCCGCAGCCGAAGTGAAGGCCGGTTTCCTCGCCGGTATCGTCTCCGGTGCGAAGAAATCCCCGCTCATCTCCAAGAAAGAGGCAGTCCAGATCCTCGGCACCATGCTGGGCGGCTACAACGTAGCCCCGCTGGTCGCAGCGCTCAAGGACGCCGAGCTTGCCGACGAGGCCGTCAAGGCGCTTTGCGGCACCACCCTGGTGTACGATGCATTCGATGAGGTGCTGGCGCTTTCCAAGACCAACGCATCCGCCAAGAAAGTCATCGAGTCCTGGGCCAATGCCGAGTGGTTCACCTCCAAAAAGGGCCTTCCGGAGACCGTGAAGGTGAAGGTCTACAAGGTCGACGGCGAGATCAACACCGACGACTTCTCCCCGGCAGGCGACGCCTGGAGCCGCCCGGACATCCCCCTGCACGCCCTTGCCATGGGCAAGACCCGCTTCCCGGACGGCAACGCCACCATCGCCAAGTTCAGGGCTGAAGGGTTCCAGGTCGCTTTCGTGGGCGACGTCGTGGGTACCGGCTCTTCCCGCAAGTCCGCCTGCAATAGCGTCCTGTGGCACATCGGCCAGGACATCCCCTGCGTACCGAACAAGCGCCGTGACGGCATCATCATCGGCGGCGTCATCGCTCCGATCTTCTTCAACACCGCGCAGGACTCCGGCGCGTTCCCGATCAAGACCGACGTCACCAAGATGAAGACCGGCGATGTCATCGTGATCGACTCCAAGAAGGGCGAGATCAGGAGCGAGGGCGGCGAAGTCCTCTCCACCTTCACCATCGCGCCGAACACCCTTTCCGACGAGTTCCGCGCCGGCGGCAGGATCCCGCTGATCATCGGCCGCGCCCTTACCGACCGCGCCCGCAAGGCTCTCGGCCTCGCGCCGACCGATGTCTTCACCCTCCCGGTCAACCCGGTGCCGAAGGCAGGCCAGGGTTACTCGCTTGCGCAGAAGATGGTAGGCCAGGCCTGCGGCGTCACCGGCATCCTCCCGGGTACCGCTTGCGAGCCGAAGATGACCACCGTCGGTTCCCAGGACACCACCGGTCCCATGACCGCTGACGAGCTGAAAGAACTCGCCTGCCTCAAGTTCCTGGCGCCGATGTTCATGCAGTCGTTCTGCCACACCGCAGCTTACCCGAAACCGGCCGACGTGAAGATGCACAAGACCCTGCCGCAGTTCATCATCGAGCGCGGCGGTGTGCCCCTGAAGCCGGGCGACGGCGTCATCCACTCCTGGCTGAACCGTCTCCTCGTTCCGGACACCGTCGGCACCGGCGGCGACTCCCACACCCGTTTCCCGATCGGGATCTCCTTCCCGGCAGGTTCCGGCCTGGTCGCCTTCGCGGGCGCCCTCGGCTTCATGCCGCTTGACATGCCTGAGTCCGTCCTGGTCCGCTTCAAGGGCAAGTTCAACCCCGGCATCACCCTGCGCGACGCGGTCAACGCGATCCCGCTGTGGGCCATCAAGCAGGGGCTCCTCACCGTGCCCAAGAAGAACAAGGTCAACATCTTCAACGGCCGCATCCTCGAGATGGAAGGTCTTCCCGACCTCTCCGTCGAGCAGGCGTTCGAGCTCACCGACGCCGCCGCAGAGCGTAGCGCCGCAGCAGGCTGCATCAAGCTCTCCGAGAAATCCGTCGCCACCTACCTCCGCTCCAACGTGGCGCTGATGAAGCAGATGATCGCCGACGGCTACCAGGACGCGCAGACCCTGCAAAACCGCATCGACGCGGTCAACGAGTGGCTGAAGGCGCCGAAGCTTCTCGAGGCTGACGCCAACGCCGAGTACGCCGCAGTCATAGAGATCGACCTGGCCGAGATCACCGAGCCGATCCTTGCCTGCCCGAACGACCCGGACGACGTCAAGATCCTCTCCGAGGTCGCCGGCACCCCGATCCAGGACGTGTTCCTCGGTTCCTGCATGACCAACATCGGCCACTTCCGCGCTGCAGGCGAGATCTGGAGGGGGACCAAGTTCAACCCCAACGTCCGCACCTGGATCTGCCCGCCGACCCGCATGGATCAGGCGAAGCTGAAGGACGAGGCATACTTCTCCGTCTACAGCGCCATGGGCGCACGCGTCGAGATCGCCGGCTGCTCGCTCTGCATGGGTAACCAGGCACGCGTGCCCGACGGGGTGAACATGTTCTCCACCTCGACCCGTAACTTCGACGACAGGATCGGCAACGGCGCCAAGGTGTTCCTGGGCTCCGCTGAGCTGGGCGCAGTCACTGTCAACCTCGGCAAGCTCCCGACCCCGGCCGAGTACCTGGCGGTATACAAGGAGAAGGTCGAGCCGAACAAGGAGACCGTTTACAAGTACCTCCAGTTCGACGAGATGTAA
- the fdhD gene encoding formate dehydrogenase accessory sulfurtransferase FdhD, whose protein sequence is MAEVQRYAGGELVPGEASLVQELPLLLRVNDRELVTLIASPHDLRFLVAGFLRLQGFVTSPEDFLLLSVCNDYGIANVRIRGEIPVNLKPVLTSGCGTGIIFSLPGEESLEPRSPNNPPVPAVAVFELMKRLTLLCEKYSKHGGVHSAAVGDCEGRLLLHAEDIGRHNTVDRLAGEALLRGVPLEGTLLVTSGRVSAEMAAKAATVGIVLIASRTSPTDMAVTICQKAGIILVGYLKGGKFTVYAHPEQLALSHP, encoded by the coding sequence ATGGCAGAGGTCCAAAGATATGCAGGCGGCGAGCTGGTCCCGGGGGAGGCTTCCCTGGTGCAGGAGCTCCCGCTGCTGCTCAGGGTGAACGACCGCGAGCTGGTCACCCTGATCGCCTCGCCCCATGATCTGCGCTTCCTGGTGGCGGGGTTCCTCCGGCTCCAGGGTTTCGTCACCTCGCCGGAGGACTTCCTGCTGCTGAGCGTGTGCAACGACTACGGCATCGCCAACGTCCGGATCCGCGGGGAAATTCCCGTAAACCTCAAGCCGGTGCTGACCTCCGGGTGCGGCACCGGCATCATCTTTTCCCTTCCGGGAGAAGAAAGCCTGGAGCCTCGCAGCCCCAACAACCCGCCGGTTCCTGCCGTGGCCGTTTTCGAGCTGATGAAGCGGTTGACTCTTCTCTGCGAGAAGTACAGCAAACACGGCGGGGTCCATTCCGCGGCGGTGGGAGACTGCGAGGGGAGACTCCTTTTGCACGCCGAGGACATCGGCCGCCACAACACCGTCGACCGCCTGGCGGGGGAGGCGCTGTTGCGGGGGGTGCCGCTGGAGGGAACCCTGCTGGTGACTTCGGGGCGGGTATCCGCCGAGATGGCGGCAAAGGCTGCAACAGTCGGCATCGTTCTCATCGCCTCCCGCACTTCGCCCACCGACATGGCCGTCACCATCTGCCAGAAAGCCGGCATCATCCTCGTAGGCTACCTGAAAGGGGGCAAATTCACCGTCTATGCCCATCCCGAGCAACTTGCACTTTCCCACCCCTGA
- a CDS encoding murein hydrolase activator EnvC family protein gives MRHILLISCLALFLIPSLCGAGAKEELQTIKKQIKEKNRLISKTQKVETKVSGELVQIQKTLAEKQSSLVSLGRDLATVEKGIDKTLVDIESERQEAERKRVQINRRVAALYKGGDTGNLRVFFSSESFPQMTENLRYMRSILENDRKLFQQYNENLKRLNLLKQRLEQDAARKEGIRRNIEAKKREIEQEKSKKANYLVKVRQDKQQYLASLKELQANAGRLQSMIQKLEARSRKAYSSKVRGKAQGTKAQPVSPRSVAVPNQGLGAQKGRLSLPVRGTIVDRYGRHKHPEFDSFTFSNGISVSAPVGSAIHAVYDGEVIFADYFKGYGNMIIVDHGDGFFSLYAHASSMAKRVGAKVSKNEVLASVGDVDSSKGPMLYFEIRYQGKPVDPSPWFR, from the coding sequence ATGCGTCACATTCTCCTGATAAGCTGTCTGGCCCTCTTCCTGATCCCTTCCCTTTGCGGCGCGGGGGCCAAGGAAGAGCTGCAGACCATAAAGAAACAGATCAAGGAAAAGAACCGGCTCATCTCTAAGACCCAGAAGGTGGAGACCAAGGTTTCGGGCGAGCTGGTGCAGATCCAGAAGACCCTGGCCGAGAAGCAGTCCAGCCTGGTCTCCCTGGGGCGCGACCTGGCCACCGTGGAAAAGGGGATCGACAAGACGCTCGTGGACATCGAGAGTGAGCGCCAGGAGGCCGAGCGCAAGCGGGTGCAGATCAACCGCCGCGTCGCCGCCCTGTACAAGGGGGGAGACACCGGGAACCTCAGGGTGTTCTTCTCCTCTGAGTCTTTCCCGCAGATGACAGAAAACCTCCGCTACATGCGCAGCATACTGGAGAACGACCGGAAGCTCTTTCAGCAGTACAACGAGAACCTTAAGCGACTGAACCTGTTGAAGCAGAGACTGGAGCAGGACGCGGCGCGCAAAGAAGGGATCCGGCGCAACATAGAGGCCAAAAAGCGCGAGATAGAGCAGGAGAAGAGCAAGAAGGCGAACTACCTGGTAAAGGTGAGGCAGGACAAGCAGCAGTACCTGGCTTCGCTCAAGGAGTTGCAGGCCAATGCGGGACGCCTGCAGAGCATGATCCAAAAGCTTGAAGCCAGAAGTAGAAAAGCGTATAGTTCCAAGGTTCGCGGCAAAGCCCAAGGTACCAAGGCGCAGCCCGTTTCTCCCAGGTCCGTGGCCGTACCGAACCAGGGGCTCGGGGCGCAGAAGGGGAGGCTCTCCCTGCCGGTGAGGGGGACCATCGTGGACCGCTACGGCAGGCACAAGCATCCTGAGTTCGACTCCTTCACGTTCAGCAACGGCATTTCTGTATCAGCCCCAGTCGGAAGCGCCATCCACGCTGTCTACGACGGCGAAGTGATTTTTGCGGACTATTTCAAGGGCTATGGTAATATGATCATCGTCGATCACGGGGACGGCTTCTTCAGTCTCTACGCCCACGCCTCATCGATGGCGAAAAGGGTCGGGGCGAAGGTCTCAAAGAACGAGGTCCTGGCCAGCGTGGGCGACGTAGATTCCAGCAAGGGACCGATGCTTTATTTCGAGATCCGATACCAGGGGAAACCGGTCGACCCGTCCCCCTGGTTCAGATAA
- a CDS encoding cohesin domain-containing protein, with amino-acid sequence MSRRNACRGLLILFVLVLLPTTLFAAPFLSIASPSADGVFVLRGEQMAGVAGLDIAVGYDRNTLSSPRITMGNFVDGMLNSSNPSNPIRIAIVGSKALAASSGVIATIAFERMGDSAGVITLLTASLIDAKGKKLPIPATAIRNPQSPGHVETPPDGNPAESKEDKDEPLVIDATEATGRPAPVVLGGTVTLPQEQSQAAEPKGVPQEAQDRELTPVQPQHREAAPVEAREPEAKAAPQLPTRPVHLQSVLERFRQFKGERSVASLTSLFKPVGEQPLQQFPPIAIADGNATVTVVIAMETGERPPVFSFKGARFVSVSRTEEGEWEVEAKPEAGVVEAGITMLYQGLSQEFPLTVTPALRLPTLQGSAVTEASFRNFLAAGADLNGDGQVDYLDDYIFTANYLAQSQELDQQKE; translated from the coding sequence ATGTCGAGAAGAAATGCCTGCCGCGGATTGTTGATACTGTTCGTGCTGGTGCTGTTGCCAACAACTCTGTTCGCCGCGCCTTTTCTGTCCATTGCCTCGCCTTCGGCGGATGGAGTCTTCGTGCTGCGAGGTGAGCAGATGGCCGGCGTCGCCGGGCTCGACATCGCAGTGGGCTACGACAGGAACACGCTCTCCTCGCCCCGCATCACCATGGGGAACTTCGTCGACGGGATGTTGAACTCCAGCAACCCGAGCAACCCGATCCGGATCGCCATCGTCGGCTCGAAAGCGCTCGCGGCATCAAGCGGCGTAATCGCCACCATCGCCTTCGAAAGGATGGGGGACTCGGCCGGGGTGATCACCTTGCTCACGGCCTCCCTCATCGACGCGAAGGGGAAGAAGCTCCCCATCCCTGCCACCGCGATCCGGAACCCGCAAAGCCCAGGCCACGTGGAAACCCCTCCCGATGGGAATCCCGCCGAGAGCAAAGAGGACAAGGACGAGCCGCTGGTAATCGACGCCACTGAGGCGACTGGCCGGCCGGCTCCCGTCGTCCTCGGCGGAACCGTGACGCTTCCCCAGGAGCAATCCCAGGCGGCTGAGCCTAAGGGTGTGCCCCAGGAGGCCCAAGACCGGGAACTTACCCCCGTTCAGCCGCAGCACAGGGAGGCTGCGCCGGTGGAGGCACGCGAGCCCGAGGCGAAAGCTGCGCCGCAACTCCCGACTCGACCGGTGCACCTGCAAAGCGTGCTGGAGCGTTTCCGGCAGTTCAAGGGGGAGCGGAGCGTCGCCAGCCTGACCTCCCTTTTCAAGCCGGTGGGGGAGCAGCCCCTGCAGCAGTTCCCGCCGATAGCGATTGCCGACGGCAACGCCACGGTCACCGTGGTCATCGCCATGGAGACCGGGGAGAGACCGCCGGTCTTCTCCTTCAAGGGGGCGCGCTTCGTCTCGGTCAGCCGTACCGAGGAAGGGGAGTGGGAGGTCGAGGCGAAGCCTGAGGCAGGGGTGGTCGAAGCCGGCATCACCATGCTCTACCAGGGGCTATCCCAGGAATTCCCGCTCACCGTAACGCCGGCCCTTCGGCTGCCGACTCTTCAAGGGAGCGCAGTGACGGAGGCTTCTTTCCGGAACTTCCTCGCGGCGGGAGCGGACCTGAACGGCGACGGCCAGGTGGATTACCTGGACGACTACATCTTCACCGCCAACTATCTGGCTCAATCGCAGGAGCTGGACCAGCAAAAGGAATGA